CCGCTCGTCCCACCAAAGGCGGACCCGGCCCGCACGCTGACAGCAGGCGGGCCGGTCCCCGTGAAGACCGGCCCACCCTGAAGACTGCTCCGTATCAGCCGGGAATGCGGATCTTCTGCCCGACCTGAATCAGGTCCGGGTTGCTGATGTTGTTGTAATGCGCGATCTTCTTGTACTCGGCGGCGTTCCCGTAGTACTTCTGCGCGATGGCGCCCAGGGTGTCGCCGGACTTCACGGTGTACACGGTGTCGCCCGTGCTGGTGTCCTTCTCCTTGGCGAGTTCCTTCGCGCCGGCCGCGACGCGCAGGCCGCTGGCGTCCACGGAGGCGACCCCATCGACTTCACGGGCGAGCTTCTCGGCGAGGCGCTGCTCGTGCTCGTTGTCCACCACGCCGCGCAGAATGACGCTCTTGCCGCTCTGCAGCACGTCGATGGGATCGTCGGCGAGTTCCACGTTGCCGCGCAGGGCCTTCAGGACAGCCTTGGCGATCCGGCTGCGGTCCTCCATCTCCTTGACCTCGGCGTCCAGCTTCGCGTCGGCCGGGCTCAGGTCGGGCGTGCTGACCGTCGCGGCC
This Deinococcus seoulensis DNA region includes the following protein-coding sequences:
- a CDS encoding LysM peptidoglycan-binding domain-containing protein; amino-acid sequence: MWPFGKSTADRVKDAINENPVLAPLGLNVSESRGTVTVTGEVPRQPVVGLIGAVVEGISGVKTVDTSGVTVLQQASAPVQPAPDAPAATVSTPDLSPADAKLDAEVKEMEDRSRIAKAVLKALRGNVELADDPIDVLQSGKSVILRGVVDNEHEQRLAEKLAREVDGVASVDASGLRVAAGAKELAKEKDTSTGDTVYTVKSGDTLGAIAQKYYGNAAEYKKIAHYNNISNPDLIQVGQKIRIPG